In one window of Frigoriglobus tundricola DNA:
- a CDS encoding glycosyltransferase family 39 protein: MTGTRDARAPAGAISLGIELTLLVALAAAVRLVGVGESLWLDELFTSWVVLGPDGTLSERAALGNAAAPFYWLVKGSVAIFGASEWAIRLPSVAFGAAVPVVVYVLTRTLSGSNWAARIAAVLVALDGFCCAYAAEARPYSVLQFFGALQLLAFWKLLNGGSVRWRVGFVACTIAMGFLQFVGLAVVAGEIVYYALLRLRGERSAFTPTRFLVDLGLAGVALLPLVPLVLAILGRKANFDISAKPVGLEDLVILHRQPAYLILPFVAAAFVQFARRAESDAPRGWVVPLAFCLIVFYATVGPIWVAHRIGGPTLFRLRYTMVLYLLPLMCAGMASVAWPARGARVAFALAALVFGQLVESPARRIASGGSPRLSHDDWRGAVRVVNERAAPAAPVFVRAGWIETDGYLQADGPLIGPYLTLPVRTLYKLDGSERPVRSLTYAGDFATDADTELIGRAGEAWVLVQGDPATIDKVVDRVVARLTKNGLSVTVADRTAKRNVTAFRVVVTRGRPA; this comes from the coding sequence ATGACGGGAACACGCGACGCCCGCGCGCCGGCGGGGGCGATCTCGCTCGGGATCGAACTGACGCTGCTCGTGGCACTGGCGGCTGCGGTTCGGCTGGTCGGTGTCGGTGAGAGTCTGTGGCTCGACGAACTCTTCACCTCTTGGGTGGTACTCGGCCCGGACGGAACCCTGTCGGAACGCGCGGCTCTCGGAAACGCCGCCGCACCGTTCTACTGGCTCGTGAAGGGATCGGTCGCGATCTTCGGCGCGTCGGAATGGGCCATCCGGCTCCCCTCGGTGGCCTTCGGGGCGGCTGTTCCTGTGGTCGTTTACGTTCTGACCAGGACGCTATCGGGATCGAACTGGGCCGCCCGGATTGCTGCTGTACTGGTCGCGCTCGACGGTTTCTGTTGCGCCTACGCGGCGGAAGCGCGGCCGTACTCGGTGCTCCAGTTCTTCGGCGCTCTGCAACTCCTCGCGTTCTGGAAGCTGCTGAACGGCGGATCGGTGCGGTGGCGCGTCGGTTTCGTGGCTTGTACGATCGCGATGGGCTTCCTCCAATTCGTCGGATTGGCCGTCGTTGCGGGCGAAATCGTCTACTACGCACTGCTTCGGCTTCGTGGCGAGCGTTCGGCGTTCACACCGACCCGCTTTCTGGTGGACCTCGGGCTCGCCGGCGTCGCACTGCTCCCGCTGGTGCCGCTCGTTCTCGCGATTCTCGGGCGGAAGGCGAATTTCGACATTTCGGCCAAGCCGGTCGGACTGGAAGACCTTGTGATCCTCCACCGGCAGCCGGCGTACCTGATCCTGCCGTTCGTGGCGGCGGCGTTCGTGCAGTTCGCGCGCCGGGCCGAGTCGGACGCACCGCGCGGCTGGGTCGTTCCGCTCGCGTTCTGTCTCATCGTGTTCTACGCCACCGTGGGACCGATCTGGGTGGCGCACCGGATCGGCGGCCCGACCCTGTTCCGGTTGCGGTACACGATGGTGCTGTACCTGCTCCCGCTCATGTGCGCCGGGATGGCGAGTGTGGCGTGGCCGGCACGCGGGGCGCGGGTCGCGTTCGCGCTGGCCGCGCTCGTGTTCGGTCAGTTGGTCGAGAGCCCGGCCCGGCGGATCGCCTCCGGCGGGTCGCCCCGGCTATCGCACGACGACTGGCGCGGGGCCGTGCGGGTGGTGAACGAGAGGGCCGCACCGGCGGCTCCCGTCTTCGTCCGCGCGGGGTGGATCGAAACGGACGGGTATCTCCAGGCCGACGGCCCGTTGATCGGACCGTATCTGACGCTCCCCGTCCGCACCCTGTACAAGCTGGACGGGTCCGAGCGCCCGGTTCGGTCGTTGACGTACGCGGGCGATTTCGCCACGGATGCCGACACCGAGTTGATCGGCCGGGCGGGCGAAGCGTGGGTTCTCGTGCAGGGCGATCCGGCAACGATTGATAAGGTGGTCGATCGGGTGGTTGCGCGACTCACGAAGAACGGGCTGTCCGTCACCGTTGCGGATCGTACCGCGAAACGAAATGTAACAGCGTTTCGCGTGGTGGTCACGCGGGGGCGGCCGGCGTGA
- a CDS encoding Gfo/Idh/MocA family protein, producing the protein MTTDRRTFIATSALATGSLLTESARGFVANDTLQIGLIGVGGRCKHLLKSFPALPNVKITAVCDVFDDNLEAAKKLADPRAFATKAHEELLARKDVDAVLIAAPDHWHVPLTVAACKAGKDVYVEKPLTHSLAEGKVVIAAQNENKRVVQVGTQQRSMTHLLEAYKLLRAGVIGQVHKVHCTWNRNANRFQRGKDPLDPAKVDWKRFCGAKAQDFDAYKFRQWRWFWDFGGGIFTDLMVHWIDVVHWFLDLDHPASAASAGDWLAAKDVWETPDTVQTLLRYPDKQVQVYFEGTFSNNRNGAMTEFMGTEGTLYVDRGRYEIIPDRGKKKPEPSARILGTDPQKGLDFYDKPDGELLHLMNWIECVRDRSKKVACPAEAGVSAASAAHLANESVRSGQVAVWKG; encoded by the coding sequence ATGACCACGGACCGCCGCACGTTCATCGCCACTTCGGCGCTCGCCACCGGTTCCCTCCTCACCGAGTCCGCGCGCGGGTTCGTCGCGAACGACACGCTCCAGATCGGCCTCATCGGCGTCGGCGGGCGGTGCAAGCACCTGCTGAAGTCGTTCCCCGCTCTCCCCAACGTGAAGATCACCGCCGTGTGCGACGTCTTCGACGACAACCTCGAAGCCGCGAAGAAGCTGGCCGACCCGAGGGCGTTCGCCACAAAAGCGCACGAAGAGTTGCTCGCCCGCAAGGACGTGGACGCAGTGCTGATCGCGGCACCGGACCACTGGCACGTGCCCCTGACCGTGGCCGCGTGCAAGGCCGGTAAGGACGTCTACGTCGAGAAGCCGCTCACGCACTCCCTCGCGGAAGGCAAGGTGGTGATCGCGGCGCAGAACGAGAACAAGCGGGTGGTGCAGGTCGGCACGCAGCAGCGGAGCATGACGCACCTGCTCGAAGCGTACAAGTTGCTCCGGGCCGGGGTGATCGGGCAGGTCCACAAGGTTCACTGCACCTGGAACCGCAACGCCAACCGGTTCCAGCGGGGGAAGGACCCGCTCGACCCGGCCAAGGTGGACTGGAAGCGGTTCTGCGGCGCGAAGGCGCAGGACTTCGACGCGTACAAGTTCCGGCAGTGGCGCTGGTTCTGGGACTTCGGCGGCGGCATCTTCACCGACCTGATGGTTCACTGGATCGACGTGGTCCACTGGTTCCTCGACCTCGACCACCCGGCCTCGGCCGCGAGCGCGGGCGACTGGTTAGCGGCCAAGGACGTGTGGGAGACGCCCGACACGGTTCAAACGCTGCTGCGCTACCCGGACAAGCAGGTGCAGGTCTACTTCGAGGGCACGTTCAGCAACAACCGGAACGGGGCGATGACCGAGTTCATGGGCACGGAAGGAACGCTGTACGTTGATCGCGGTCGGTACGAGATCATCCCGGACCGCGGCAAGAAGAAGCCGGAGCCGTCGGCGCGGATACTCGGCACCGACCCACAGAAGGGGCTGGACTTCTACGACAAGCCGGACGGGGAACTGCTCCACCTGATGAACTGGATCGAGTGCGTCCGCGACCGCTCGAAGAAAGTGGCCTGCCCCGCCGAGGCCGGCGTTAGCGCGGCGAGCGCCGCACACCTCGCGAACGAGTCCGTGCGGAGTGGGCAGGTTGCGGTGTGGAAGGGGTGA
- a CDS encoding mandelate racemase/muconate lactonizing enzyme family protein yields MKSTQIRVREVYFEYEDFRYRTPIKFGGTALDRVTLLNVRIVVEGGTGKSAAGVASMPLGNVWAFPSRVLTYDQTLGAMRFIASRVAEDYRTSGLSGHPIDITHRLEPELLLAGADFTAIHRLAEPVPKLAVLVVASAFDAALHDAYGKLFGLSSYHTYGPEFLEHDLGEYLGAEFDGLRLDHFITPEPKAKMPLYHLVGALDALTSADAPEPLADGLPNTLGEWIARDGLTHLKIKLNGDDLTWDVERCVRVNAVAEEQSARRRGGTRWWYSLDFNERCQNVEYLLEFLRRLKERAPAGYDRVQYIEQPTARDLAANPQNPMHEAAKLKPVVIDESLVDRESLKLAMAMGYTGVAFKACKGQTQSLLLAAAAQQYGLFRCVQDLTCVGASLIHSAGLAAHVPGVAAIEANGRQYCPAANAAWDAKFPGVFTIRDGAMNTGILNGPGLGTA; encoded by the coding sequence ATGAAAAGCACGCAGATCCGCGTTCGCGAAGTGTACTTTGAGTACGAAGATTTTCGCTACCGCACGCCGATCAAGTTCGGCGGGACCGCGCTCGACCGCGTCACGCTGCTGAACGTGCGGATCGTCGTCGAGGGCGGCACCGGGAAGTCCGCGGCCGGGGTCGCGTCGATGCCGCTGGGGAACGTGTGGGCGTTCCCGTCGCGCGTCCTCACCTACGACCAGACCCTCGGGGCGATGCGGTTCATCGCGTCGCGCGTCGCGGAGGACTACCGCACCTCTGGCCTCTCCGGCCACCCGATCGACATCACCCACCGCCTGGAACCGGAACTGCTGCTGGCGGGCGCCGACTTCACCGCGATCCACCGGCTGGCCGAACCGGTGCCCAAACTCGCGGTTCTGGTCGTCGCGTCCGCGTTCGACGCGGCCCTGCACGACGCCTACGGCAAACTGTTCGGGCTCAGCAGCTACCACACCTACGGTCCGGAGTTCTTGGAACACGATCTCGGGGAATACCTCGGGGCCGAATTCGACGGGCTGCGGCTCGATCACTTCATCACGCCCGAACCGAAGGCGAAGATGCCGCTGTACCACCTCGTCGGCGCGCTCGACGCGCTGACGAGCGCGGACGCGCCCGAGCCGCTCGCCGACGGGCTGCCCAACACCCTGGGCGAGTGGATCGCCCGCGACGGCCTCACGCACCTGAAGATCAAACTCAACGGCGACGACCTGACCTGGGACGTGGAGCGGTGCGTGCGGGTGAACGCGGTCGCCGAGGAGCAATCGGCGCGGCGCCGCGGCGGCACCCGGTGGTGGTACTCGCTCGACTTCAACGAGCGGTGCCAGAACGTCGAGTACCTGCTGGAGTTCCTCCGGCGCCTGAAGGAGCGCGCGCCGGCCGGCTACGACCGAGTCCAATACATCGAACAACCGACTGCTCGCGACCTGGCTGCGAACCCGCAGAACCCGATGCACGAAGCCGCGAAGCTCAAGCCGGTGGTGATCGACGAGTCGCTCGTGGATCGGGAGTCGTTGAAGCTCGCGATGGCGATGGGTTACACGGGGGTGGCGTTCAAGGCGTGTAAGGGGCAAACGCAGTCGCTCCTCCTTGCTGCCGCGGCACAGCAGTACGGCTTGTTCCGCTGCGTACAGGACCTGACCTGTGTCGGCGCGTCGCTGATCCACTCGGCCGGTCTGGCGGCGCACGTGCCCGGCGTCGCCGCGATCGAGGCGAACGGCCGCCAGTACTGCCCGGCGGCGAACGCGGCATGGGACGCGAAGTTCCCCGGCGTGTTCACGATCCGGGACGGCGCGATGAACACCGGGATCCTCAACGGACCGGGGTTGGGGACGGCGTGA
- a CDS encoding class I SAM-dependent methyltransferase — protein sequence MIPEWQLPPGVDRGLWNYLHANEMVAGYDEQMRESPLARADIAFCERSFTPPGRLLDLGCGTGRLCAHFAAKGFDCVGVDLSEEMLAKARTNVPPASFLQANLVELTELPDQSFDSAACLFSTLGMVRGAGNRAKVMANAFRVLKPGGRFVLHVHNRFFGGLGWKRVAGQRLRTLLGRARAGEITMPQAYGGAPLTLHHFTHAGAVGGLEAAGFIVRESSAIGLDGRAARGARVYGWLLLAERPLTPAAPA from the coding sequence ATGATTCCCGAATGGCAACTCCCGCCCGGCGTCGATCGCGGGCTGTGGAACTACTTGCACGCGAACGAAATGGTCGCCGGCTACGACGAGCAGATGCGCGAATCGCCTCTGGCGCGGGCGGATATCGCGTTCTGCGAGCGCAGCTTCACGCCGCCCGGACGGTTACTCGATCTCGGCTGCGGGACGGGACGGTTGTGTGCCCACTTCGCAGCGAAAGGGTTCGATTGCGTGGGCGTCGATCTGTCCGAGGAGATGCTCGCCAAGGCACGGACAAACGTACCTCCGGCAAGCTTCCTCCAAGCGAACCTCGTCGAACTCACCGAACTCCCGGATCAGTCGTTCGACTCCGCGGCGTGCCTGTTCAGCACGCTCGGCATGGTTCGCGGCGCGGGGAACCGGGCGAAGGTCATGGCGAACGCGTTCCGCGTGCTGAAGCCCGGCGGGCGGTTCGTGCTGCACGTTCACAACCGGTTTTTCGGCGGGCTGGGGTGGAAGCGCGTCGCGGGTCAGCGGCTCCGAACCCTGCTGGGGCGAGCGCGCGCCGGCGAAATCACGATGCCGCAAGCCTACGGCGGCGCGCCGCTCACGCTCCATCACTTCACGCACGCGGGAGCGGTCGGCGGGCTCGAAGCAGCCGGCTTCATTGTGCGCGAGTCGAGCGCGATCGGGCTGGACGGGCGTGCGGCACGCGGGGCGCGGGTCTACGGCTGGTTGCTCCTCGCCGAACGCCCGCTCACGCCGGCCGCCCCCGCGTGA
- a CDS encoding glutamate--cysteine ligase translates to MSTHLPGTGIDHTPVTEADLLDYFRSGAKPPTRWRVGAEFEKFAVLRENGRQIGFDDGIERVLHALTVLFAWEPHAEAGRLTTLTRGGATISVEPGGQLELSTSPTAHLADLRAEFETHLNELRAVTDPAHVAWLGCGVTPFSPVEAIPLNPRPRHRLMAEYLPTRSPTALHMMKATASTQATFDYESEEDAGRKFAVALTLSPVVNALFANSPMSAGARTEFVSFRSNIWHRMDPDRCGFLTGLLAGEVTFARWVQLVLDVPLLLLAEGESFRPAPKATFREFLNRGIDGRYPTRYDWDIHLSTMFTEARLKRFLEVRGADATPTALAVPALWKGLLYDATALTAATALARRFKPEELRPLSEAASRFGLRAEYRGKPLADWCREVVAIADAGLKRQGEETAYLDALREVVASGRSPGERWPTGGVAAVIGACEYRA, encoded by the coding sequence ATGAGTACGCACCTGCCAGGGACCGGCATCGATCACACGCCCGTCACCGAAGCCGACCTGCTCGACTACTTTCGCTCGGGGGCCAAACCCCCGACCAGGTGGCGGGTCGGTGCGGAGTTCGAGAAGTTCGCCGTTCTCCGGGAGAACGGTCGGCAGATCGGCTTTGACGACGGCATCGAGCGCGTGCTCCACGCGCTGACGGTTCTGTTCGCCTGGGAGCCCCACGCCGAAGCCGGGCGACTCACGACGCTCACCCGCGGCGGGGCCACCATTTCCGTCGAACCCGGCGGGCAACTCGAACTCTCCACTTCGCCCACGGCTCACCTCGCGGACCTGCGAGCGGAGTTCGAAACGCACCTGAACGAACTCCGGGCCGTTACCGACCCCGCACACGTGGCCTGGCTCGGGTGCGGGGTGACGCCGTTCAGTCCGGTGGAGGCGATCCCGCTGAACCCGCGGCCGCGGCACCGGTTGATGGCCGAATACCTCCCGACGCGGTCGCCGACCGCCCTTCACATGATGAAGGCGACGGCCAGCACGCAGGCGACCTTCGACTACGAGAGCGAGGAGGACGCCGGGCGCAAATTCGCGGTGGCGCTGACGCTCAGCCCCGTGGTGAACGCGCTGTTCGCCAACTCGCCGATGTCCGCCGGCGCGCGGACGGAGTTCGTCTCGTTCCGATCGAACATCTGGCACCGGATGGACCCGGACCGCTGCGGGTTTCTCACGGGCCTGCTCGCGGGCGAGGTGACGTTCGCGCGCTGGGTGCAGCTCGTCCTCGACGTGCCGCTGCTCTTGCTCGCCGAGGGCGAGTCTTTCCGGCCGGCACCGAAAGCGACGTTCCGCGAGTTCCTGAACCGCGGCATCGACGGCCGGTACCCGACCCGGTACGACTGGGACATTCACCTGTCCACGATGTTCACCGAAGCGCGCCTGAAGCGGTTCCTGGAAGTGCGCGGCGCGGACGCGACGCCGACCGCGCTCGCCGTGCCGGCGCTGTGGAAGGGCTTGCTCTACGACGCCACCGCGCTCACCGCCGCGACCGCGTTGGCCCGTCGGTTCAAGCCCGAGGAACTGCGACCGCTCTCGGAGGCCGCGTCACGGTTCGGCTTACGCGCCGAGTACCGCGGGAAGCCGCTCGCCGACTGGTGCCGCGAAGTGGTCGCCATTGCCGACGCGGGCTTGAAGCGCCAGGGCGAAGAGACGGCGTACCTGGATGCGCTCCGCGAGGTCGTTGCCTCCGGGCGCTCACCGGGCGAACGGTGGCCGACCGGCGGCGTGGCGGCGGTGATTGGCGCGTGCGAATACCGCGCGTGA
- a CDS encoding transposase codes for MSQSVARNLIHLVFSTKYRQPLITGDLNPELFAYLVGTANGIDCPAIIAGGVEDHVHILFALHKTVALCKAVEELKKESSKWAKEHGGPSHFYWQNGYGAFSVSPPHVPRVTAYIANQAQHQAALPYQDEFRGLLYRAGEECDKRTVWD; via the coding sequence GTGTCGCAATCCGTCGCCCGGAACCTGATTCATCTGGTCTTCAGCACGAAGTACCGCCAGCCCCTTATAACCGGCGACCTGAACCCTGAGCTGTTCGCGTACCTTGTGGGCACGGCAAATGGAATCGATTGCCCCGCGATCATCGCCGGTGGTGTCGAGGACCACGTCCACATCCTGTTCGCACTCCACAAAACGGTTGCGTTGTGCAAGGCGGTGGAGGAGTTGAAAAAGGAATCCTCGAAATGGGCCAAGGAACACGGCGGGCCGAGTCATTTCTACTGGCAGAACGGTTACGGAGCGTTTTCGGTCAGCCCACCGCACGTGCCCCGCGTCACCGCGTATATTGCGAACCAGGCGCAGCACCAGGCCGCCTTGCCGTACCAGGACGAGTTTCGCGGCCTCCTCTACCGGGCCGGCGAGGAATGCGATAAGCGCACGGTCTGGGATTGA